Proteins from one Thermomicrobiales bacterium genomic window:
- the thiL gene encoding thiamine-phosphate kinase, with translation MPEHVRDISEFALIERLRDALPSVARSSDSVPLGIGDDAALWIPPNGESVLITTDSLIDTVHFRTDWTSWHDLGWKSLAVNISDIAAMGGSPQLATVSLALTGNELVADLIALYHGMGAIAERYGVVLAGGDIVRAPHDFGIHVTLLGVTRHGKHLTRGGARPGDAICVTGTLGAAAAGVALLQLPDDDPRRTAATAPLLIAAHTRPEPRVEAGRIALEGGATAAMDLSDGLFGDLPKILAASGVDATIDLAAIPVAASIGALFPDQRLELATRGGEDYELLLTIPLDRAHGLRNELERIGQTMTVIGGIGPKSDTPTLFARTPDGQASPVIPGAFDHFRSSTPPAE, from the coding sequence ATGCCTGAGCACGTGCGCGACATCTCGGAATTCGCGCTCATCGAGCGATTGCGGGACGCTTTGCCCAGTGTGGCGCGGTCCAGCGACAGTGTTCCACTCGGCATTGGCGACGACGCCGCGCTCTGGATTCCACCCAACGGCGAATCGGTCTTGATCACAACCGATTCACTGATCGACACAGTCCACTTCCGCACCGATTGGACGAGCTGGCATGACCTCGGGTGGAAATCGCTGGCCGTGAACATTTCCGACATCGCCGCCATGGGCGGATCCCCACAGCTCGCAACTGTCTCGCTAGCATTGACCGGCAATGAACTGGTCGCCGACCTCATCGCGCTCTATCACGGGATGGGGGCGATCGCCGAGCGATACGGTGTGGTGTTGGCCGGCGGGGATATCGTGCGCGCGCCGCATGACTTCGGGATTCACGTCACGCTTCTGGGCGTCACACGCCACGGGAAGCACCTCACCCGAGGCGGAGCGCGGCCGGGAGATGCGATATGCGTCACCGGCACACTCGGGGCGGCCGCGGCTGGTGTTGCGCTCCTGCAATTGCCCGATGACGATCCCCGCCGAACCGCCGCGACGGCGCCGCTGCTGATCGCTGCGCACACCCGACCCGAGCCTCGTGTGGAAGCCGGACGCATCGCGCTCGAAGGCGGCGCCACCGCGGCCATGGACCTGAGCGACGGACTCTTTGGCGATCTGCCCAAGATACTGGCTGCCAGCGGGGTGGACGCGACCATCGATCTGGCCGCTATCCCGGTTGCCGCATCGATCGGCGCGCTCTTCCCGGATCAGCGACTCGAGCTGGCCACGCGCGGCGGAGAGGACTACGAGCTTCTGCTGACCATACCGCTCGATCGGGCGCATGGGCTGCGAAACGAGCTGGAACGGATCGGCCAGACAATGACGGTCATTGGCGGCATCGGCCCGAAATCGGACACGCCAACCCTGTTTGCGCGCACGCCGGACGGCCAAGCCTCTCCGGTCATCCCTGGCGCATTCGACCATTTCCGTTCCTCGACACCACCTGCAGAGTAG